Within Pseudomonas tructae, the genomic segment GCCTGGGCGTCGCGCAGGTTGAGGGCCACGGCGCCGGCTTCGGTCTTGTGCGGCAGGTGCGCACTGACTGCCTTGAGCACCAATGGGTAACCAACGGTCTCAGCATCCTTTACCGCTTGCTCAGGGGTGCTCGACACGCCCTTGGGCACCGGCAGGCCAAACGCCTGCAAGGCTTGCTTGGACTGCCACTCGTTGAGCAACTCGCCCTCGCCTTGCAGTGCCTGCGGACACAATGGCGGCAGCGCCGACTCGCCGAGCTCGAGCAGCGCCTGGCGCCTGGCCTGGTAAGCGGCAATCCGCCCCCAGGCTGCCAAACCATCCTCGACACCCTGCAACGCAGCAATGCCATGGGCATGCAAACGCTCACGGGCAAAGGCCGGCAGCAGTTCGGGCAAGGCCGAGGTGACAAAACCGGTCTTGCCGTGACGCTTGAGCGCCGCGCAGTACAGCTCCAGCAGCAGGTCGCACTCCTTGCGCTCGCCGGTAAACTCGGCCGGGTAGTCGAGCACCAGCATCGCCGCATCGGCCTCGCTGCGCAGGGCGCTGTCGAGCATGGACTCAAGCGCTGCAGCGTCGCCCCAGATCGCCGTGGTGAAGTCCAGCGGGTTGACCAGGTTGGCGTAACTTGGCAGCACCTGTGCCAGTTCGCCGACCTGGCTGTCATCCAGCGCAGGCAGGCTCAGGTCGTTGCATTCGGCATAGTCGGCAATCAGCCCGGCATCACCACCGGAACACGCCAGGGCAATCAGCCTGCCACCCTTGGGCAATTCACCGCAGGCTGCGGCCTTGAGGGTTTCGACAAAGCTCACCGGGCCGCTGACGCGAATCACCCCCAGGCGCTCGAACAGGCTGTCGTAGAGGGTGTCGGAGCCAGACAACGAGCTGGTGTGACTCAGCGCCAGCTCGGCGCCGATCTGCGACACCCCGGTTTTCAGGGCGATGATCGGGATGCCCTTTTCCAGCGCCTTGTGCGCGGCGCGGGCAAAGCCCGGTACGTTCTTCAGGCCTTCCAGGTGCAGGCCGATGGCGGTCACCCGTGGCTCATCGAGCAGCGCATCCATCAGCTCGGCAATGCCGATTTGCGCCT encodes:
- a CDS encoding acetate--CoA ligase family protein: MLPDNLKRLLAPRHLAFVGGRSMARALKRCAEGGYQGQMWLVNPQHDSLDGVPCVASVAQLPCAPDAVFIATNRELTLACVAELAAKGAGGAICYASGFAETGAQGQALQQQLLEAAGDMALLGPNCYGLLDYLHSAALWPVAHGGKAVEKGVAVLTQSGNFAYNLSMSDRSLPVAYMASVGNQAQIGIAELMDALLDEPRVTAIGLHLEGLKNVPGFARAAHKALEKGIPIIALKTGVSQIGAELALSHTSSLSGSDTLYDSLFERLGVIRVSGPVSFVETLKAAACGELPKGGRLIALACSGGDAGLIADYAECNDLSLPALDDSQVGELAQVLPSYANLVNPLDFTTAIWGDAAALESMLDSALRSEADAAMLVLDYPAEFTGERKECDLLLELYCAALKRHGKTGFVTSALPELLPAFARERLHAHGIAALQGVEDGLAAWGRIAAYQARRQALLELGESALPPLCPQALQGEGELLNEWQSKQALQAFGLPVPKGVSSTPEQAVKDAETVGYPLVLKAVSAHLPHKTEAGAVALNLRDAQALGAALEQMRTRIAAYAPGVAFDQVLLEPMASAPLAELIVGIKRENDFGLALVIGAGGILVELLKDSKSLLLPTTDGAIRNAVLGLRSAALLQGFRGREAADLEALVAAIRAVADYACENAAQLLELDVNPLMVGARGTTAVDALIRLGQV